The sequence below is a genomic window from Brachyhypopomus gauderio isolate BG-103 chromosome 5, BGAUD_0.2, whole genome shotgun sequence.
CATGTCTCCCTGCTCCCGCCACTGTAAGACAGTAAAGACACATGATCAGGCACACACGCTTATAACACGGTACGCATTACACACCCTCTGGAGAAAGAACTGTGAAAAAGCATGCTTATAAGTCTTTGGAAATTGCTTCCATTAAAAAGACAATAGATTTTATTCTACATCTTAAAGAGCTATGTTCACCTTGGCTGCATTGTCTATCTTATGTTACATGGAAGTGGGGCTTAggatgaaaaacaaaataaaaaagagaaaaagaaaaacatctgAAGCAAAAGGAAGAAGATATTGCAACAAGACAGCTCATGACGTGGTTACTGCAAAGGAGAGAAGACAGTGCGTGGACATAAAGACTGTGTTGTTGATAATACCCGCTGGACATGGCTACTTCTACACGGGTGATAGTGGGTGAGTTCATGGACTATACGATGCTGTGCTCCTCTTCAGGGCAGGCTGGCACAATGCCCCCCTCACCACCCGCTCAGCGGGCTCTGTCTTGGCATCGAGTCGAGTTTATAGAACGCATAAAGTCCCAAAGACCCAGAGAGGCCAGGAGTGGATCTTTTGTATATATGTCAAAAGCATTGTTTTGTCAATCACATTGCGCTGAGTCAGAGAGCATGGTGTATGTGCATTTGGTTATTCTAAGTGGTAAAAATCATTTAAATTCTTCTCCTCCATTTAACACAAGTTTCCAGTAGCGCTATATGGATGTATAAGACAAACCTGATGTGTTCAGCTTGAgcttgattattattatttttttgtgtaCATGCAAGTTATTTGACATTAATTAAGTTTCACTTGAGATTAGCTCCCAGTATTACCAGTACAATTTGGAAAATTACTGAATGACTTAATGTAGCAGACTTTCTGTATGTATGTCATCTTAAAATACTCAAAACACATTTTGTGTTAGTCTGCTGTTAGGACATTCGAATTGAGTTAGACACTTGAGGTGCTGTTGAAAGGGGGCGGGATGACAACAGTGATCAGGCACTTTGATTGGATGCTCTACTTCTTCCTGTAGTTGCCCAGCTGAATGGCAGAGCGATCAAAGACACAGCGGAAGGTGATTGGTTGAACCTCCCAGTAAGGCACAGGGTTACTGAACAGACTGATGCCAGAATACATGGCCTTCTTCGTGTTGTAGCTAGAGGGGCAGAAGTCTTCTGTTCCCACAGTGGCTATTTTGTTGACATGGAGGTAGATCACCTGAAAGTATTGAAACACAACAATGGTTGATAAATAACACACTATCATAACATCCATCATAACAGCTAATCTGAAGAGAGGTCTGGTCTTCTGGGCTCTGAGCAGGAAGACATTACTCACCTGGATGTACTTGTGCTCAGGCAGGCCAGCAGGTATAGTGGTGAGAGCGTTGTTGTCCAGATGGAGTTCCCTCAGGTGTGGTACATTGGCCAGTGAACCGTTCTCCACAACGCTGATCTCATTGTGGCTCAAACCcagtcttcacacacacacacacacacacacacacacacacacacacacacacacacacacacacacacacacacacacacacacacgcacgcacgcacgcacgcacgcacgcacgcacacgcacgcatgcatgcgcgcgcacgcacgcacgcacgcacacaaacaaataaataaacattagaATATTTTGTTTTTACACTGCTAAGCGGGTCAAAGTCATGTGATTAGGTCCTTCATGTAATGGATCAAAGGAGAACCTCTGCTCTGCCAGAGGACTAATGTGTCAAAGGGCAGAAATGACAAATCTGTTTCTGACTATTCAGTTGTATCACTGAGTTTGAAGCCATGTGTGGGTGGGGCATAAGCATTACATCATGGAGCTGGTTCTTGAAGTTCTTACTTGGCTAGGTTCTTGAGACCTTTCAGGCTCTCAGCGGTAACCTTGGAGATTTTGTTCCCATCGAGGTGAAGTTCTGACAGAGAGCTTGGCAGGCCTGACGGTAGTCAAAGCAAGAAATGTGAAGAACATTTGTGACAGCGGATCATTCAGAACCAAATCAAGCACAGACCATGAATATTTGTACAATCGCTGTCTAAGTAGCCTGGTCAGTGGTTTCTTTGATATGGATATCTGGGGTGTTAGAAGGACACACCCACATGAATCGAGTGATTAATCCAAAAATGGTTGTAAAGCTGAAGAACAGACTAAAGTAAATAAATGCCTATACGCACCTCTCAACAATCTCTAAAACCAGATTAAACACAAACCATCTGCAGGCCCATGGCCACCTTGGAGTGCTCTCTCAGCCcctcctctttttctctcagCCCCTCCACTTTCTCTATTTGCCCCTCCTCTTTATATCTCAGTCCCTCCCCTTTCTCTATttgcccctcccctttctctatctgcccctcccctctctttttctttgcccctctcctctatctctctctgccccacccttttctctctctgcctctcacccctctctctttgccccttccctctgtctccctctctgcccctcccctcactctctctgctcctcccctctgtctctctgcccctcctctctctgtgtctgcccctcccctctgtctcgCCTAGCAAGTGGTCCTCCTCTATTATATGTTAAATCAGGGAAAATAACATTGCAAAGAAGCTACTGCTAAAAAAAGGTGTACTGCTGTATTTGTGATATTTACCTTTAGGGATGCTGGTGATGTTGGTGTCAGCGATACGGATATAGGAGACCCTCTTCAGATCTGCAAAAGCTCCTCCATCCACTGCCGAACCCGCCAATGGATTGGAGCCGAGCTCTGAGGAAGGTGAGCAtgtagttgataactaaacatTCAAGGTTATTAACGTGCTAATAGACACCATGGTTGGCTCATTTTTCTGCATTTTCCACCAGATGGTGTGTGGAATGCCCTGAAAGTTtatctgattctgattctgtgattggctggtttGTGCATGTGCATTCCATACCGTAGGCCCTGGTGCTTTAACACGAGTGGAAAGAGTGTTTAATACACAACTGAACAACTAGAAAACAAGGTTCTTGTGTTTCAGGGTGTATGAACACAAATGAATTAAGGAAATAAATTTACTGAAGTGGAAAACTGTAATGTATGCAGAATAAGGCatgcacatgcccacacacatatacatgcttgcacacacacacacacacacacacacacacacacacacacacacacacacacacacacacacacacacacacacacacacacacacacacacacacacacacctggtgcaGATGCAGAGAGAACACCTCtttaatatatatatgacaCAAAGTAATCTAGTGTTCAATGCAAAATaggtttattattattcatgtaACGTCTTCATATTTACTTGACATCTTTGGCAGGTAAACATGGTAATTCTGACCAATGACTAAAAAACAGGATTACAAATATCATTTGGTATGAATGTGGGGAGATCAGGTAATATGTGCCCTACAAGAATACAAATGTCTGTTAGATAAGAGCCAACATACATCTGTAGTGCAGAGAACCATTTATATAAGTGCTTTGAAATGTCTTGATCTGGTTAGTATATCGTATCAGTATTGGATCAGCCTATTGGAGGAAATGCATTTGACCCCACAGAACCTCTCACACCCTGCTTACCCATGACGAGAATATTGGGCAGTCCAGTGAACGTGGTCTTCTTAAGCTTGGTGATCTTGTTCTCGTGGATACGTAACTCCTGCAGAGTCTTGGGCATGTTGGAGGGAATGTCCTTCAGCATGTTCTTGGACAGGTAGAGCCTCTCCAGGTTGATCAGAGGAGAAAAGGCTTTGGCGTGAATGGTAGTGATCTTATTATTCACCAAGATCAGGGCCTGGAAGACAAGACCAGCAAAGGAATATGGTGATTCTCAGGAGGAACCATGTGGATTGAGATTTAGAGGTTGTCTGCCAATTTAGAGCAGCACATTGCACTTGTGTAAAATGTTAATTACCAATTAGGaccacaactactactactactggcTACTGTTATGGTTATTGTTATATCATGTTGATATCTTTAATAAACATTTTCCAAAGTTTAGATGAGTAAAAGAAAGTAATTCAAGTGTGAATTCTTTTGGAATATGCACGATGAAAAAGTCCTTTTTCAAAAAGTAACATTGCCGATTCTAATAGCAGTCAAAATTGCAGGTATTACAATACATAGAAAATGAGCATTAACTTTCTTAGAGCTAATAAACCAGTCAGGACCAATGTATCGTCATGAATTATTCTCCTTTTCATTAGTATCACATTCCTAGTTCTGGTGAAAATGGGTGGATCCATGCTCTGTGCGGCTGTTAGCGTGGTGGTTCCATCACAGTGTGAAGGATCTCCGTCTGCCCTCTTCTCTTGACAAGCATCCAGACAGGGAGAAATGTGGAGAATGTGTTGTTTCACACAGGGTAAGTAATGCACCCCGGGAGCAGCGTGGAGCAGGCGGTATTTATTGTGCTTCAGGAGGTACTATTTGCTTACAGACATCTCCCTGTCTCCAGCATCTGGAACGGTCTGGTATAAGGCGTTggggggagtgagtgagtgaggggggaGAAGGTCTGAGTTCTCGAGACAGGgcatatggagggcatgctctTTATGATTGCTAGGCCGCAGGATATCGACGCTCACCATGCTAAAGCTTCCCACAGATAGGGAGGTGGTTTTGACAACACGGCTGGCCAGTAACCTTCAAACATCTCCATATTTCAGGATTTAATTGTTTTTGGGAAACACGCCCCCACGCCATGCAAAACAGCAGACACGCCGTCTGGTCTGTTTCCTTCAGTAACAGGCCAGGAAGCAAAGCCTTGTCCTCAATTACTCCAAAGAACTTTTGAACAACAGATTAGTTTGAATTCTTTGCAGATTAAATAAGCCAATTTGCATCCAATTTCCAAACACAGAGAAAAGTTTCAGCTAGTTTTTGGACGATGATGCTTTTCTTTCCCTTGTTTTATAGCGCACATAAAACAGTCCACGTAGCAGTCATTCAGGCGGACCTGAAGCActgccagctgagctcattCTCTAAGGTTAAATAAAGTTAGCCTCATGAAACACACTCAGATGACTGTGTTAGAGAGGGAGATCGAAAGAGACGCAGAGAAagatgaatgagagagagacagagagagggagggatagatggagagagagagagagagagagagatctggcTTACATGAAGCCCTTTGAGTCCTTTGAAGTCATTCTCTCTGATCTCACTGATCTTATTGTTCTGAAGATCCAACAGAGAAGCATCACTTGGAATATCCTCGGGAACATTCTCCAACCCTGGAGAAGACACAAGAGGCATCAGTGACAACAGTGGGATGTCATCAAACTATGTGTAGATGCTACTGCTGGATTTTAGGTTTAGCTGTTGTTAATAAACTGTTAAATTTCATTGTTAATTATTTCTCATTACAAGAAAATTCACATCAGAAAAATGGAACATGTACTAAAATGTCTTCTTTGCCCAGGACCACACTGAAGCACTTCTCTTTAAAAGTTGTTATCTGAATCTTAACTCTTGTAACAAGTAATTACAATGGAAGACACAGAAAGAAGATGAAACATGTTAGATTGTTTGCCTTGGAATTCACTGGGCACACATAGTGTTTCCTGTTGAGAGCATGGGCTGGTGGGAAACTGAGTTTTTAGACAATGGCAGGGGTAAAGCATTGATTCATTGCAAATC
It includes:
- the dcn gene encoding decorin — protein: MRLACLILLLVSVCWALPFRQSGFLDFMMEDEPGSAIFPDLAPPKEEFPPEQPVGPMCPFRCQCHLRVVQCSDLRLENVPEDIPSDASLLDLQNNKISEIRENDFKGLKGLHALILVNNKITTIHAKAFSPLINLERLYLSKNMLKDIPSNMPKTLQELRIHENKITKLKKTTFTGLPNILVMELGSNPLAGSAVDGGAFADLKRVSYIRIADTNITSIPKGLPSSLSELHLDGNKISKVTAESLKGLKNLAKLGLSHNEISVVENGSLANVPHLRELHLDNNALTTIPAGLPEHKYIQVIYLHVNKIATVGTEDFCPSSYNTKKAMYSGISLFSNPVPYWEVQPITFRCVFDRSAIQLGNYRKK